In Vigna unguiculata cultivar IT97K-499-35 chromosome 3, ASM411807v1, whole genome shotgun sequence, a single genomic region encodes these proteins:
- the LOC114177284 gene encoding uncharacterized protein LOC114177284, with protein MTTTSSSSSCTNNSSVNGFYNFLTKGLNDLHQSFLSHHFMSIQFISQVLSSLQSFHSKLTLLIQRLCLPVGGKWLDEYMDESSRLWDICHVLKSAIYGIENYSSTASNITSLVHGYHHFTPELSHQMVRAINVCQRESLGLVEENKSMMETRIEALSECLNQKMCVESKLNEFNGFRGVLCAMRSVSSLLLMILLCGVAYCWSSSCFEQEGYEGHVVFGSGVVVSMARLQQKVAEEIEQCNGQPGILLLEFQEAKIAMEELKMELERMVGYDAECEIQSKVDNFKRCFGLLRCGVETITGQLDDFFDEIVEGRKKILDMCTHK; from the exons atgactactacttcttcttcttcttcctgcacaAACAACTCTTCTGTCAATGGCTTCTACAACTTCCTCACCAAAGGACTCAATGACCTTCACCAATCCTTCCTCTCCCATCACTTCATGTCAATCCAATTCATCTCACAGGTTCTCTCATCCCTCCAATCCTTCCACTCCAAGTTAACCCTTTTGATTCAAAGACTCTGCTTACCGGTTGGAGGCAAATGGCTCGATGAATACATGGATGAAAGCTCAAGACTTTGGGATATCTGTCATGTCCTCAAATCAGCCATTTATGGCATAGAAAACTATTCCTCAACTGCTTCCAATATAACCTCTTTAGTCCATGGTTACCATCATTTCACTCCAGAGCTTTCACATCAG ATGGTTAGGGCCATAAATGTTTGTCAAAGGGAGAGTCTAGGATTGGTGGAGGAAAACAAAAGCATGATGGAAACAAGGATTGAGGCATTGTCTGAATGTCTGAATCAGAAGATGTGTGTGGAATCGAAGCTAAACGAGTTCAATGGTTTCCGAGGAGTGCTTTGTGCAATGAGGAGTGTGAGTTCATTGCTGCTTATGATTCTGCTATGTGGAGTTGCATATTGTTGGTCTTCCTCGTGCTTTGAGCAAGAAGGGTATGAAGGGCACGTGGTTTTTGGATCAGGTGTTGTGGTTTCCATGGCGAGATTGCAGCAGAAAGTTGCAGAGGAGATTGAGCAGTGTAATGGGCAGCCAGGGATTCTGCTTCTTGAATTTCAGGAAGCAAAGATTGCGATGGAGGAATTGAAAATGGAGTTGGAGAGAATGGTGGGTTATGATGCAGAGTGTGAGATCCAATCAAAAGTTGACAACTTCAAACGTTGCTTTGGCTTGTTGAGATGTGGGGTTGAGACTATAACAGGGCAACTTGATGATTTCTTTGATGAAATTGTCGAAGGAAGGAAGAAGATTTTGGATATGTGTACTCATAAGTAG